The Flavobacterium piscisymbiosum genome includes a region encoding these proteins:
- a CDS encoding TIGR00730 family Rossman fold protein, translated as MKRITVFCGSSFGTEEIYKEQATLLGQTLAKQNIELVYGGANVGLMGAVADGILNEGGKAIGVLPNFLRSKEIAHLGLTELILVESMHERKTQMNDLCDGVIALPGGFGTLEELFEMLTWAQLGLHKKPIAILNIDGFYDSLIELTKVMVEKGLLKEANQQMLLVSDNIDDLLEQMKNYVAPTTGKWIDKDKV; from the coding sequence ATGAAAAGAATTACAGTTTTCTGCGGATCTAGTTTTGGAACCGAAGAAATTTACAAAGAACAGGCAACATTGCTGGGGCAAACTTTAGCAAAACAAAATATAGAATTGGTTTATGGCGGAGCAAACGTAGGTTTAATGGGTGCTGTAGCCGACGGAATTTTAAACGAAGGAGGAAAAGCAATTGGCGTTTTACCCAACTTTTTAAGATCGAAAGAAATTGCACATTTAGGCCTGACCGAATTGATTTTGGTCGAAAGTATGCACGAAAGAAAAACCCAAATGAACGATTTATGCGACGGCGTAATTGCACTTCCGGGTGGTTTTGGAACTCTCGAAGAACTTTTCGAAATGCTAACCTGGGCTCAATTAGGGCTTCACAAAAAACCAATCGCCATTTTAAACATCGACGGCTTTTATGATTCTCTAATCGAATTAACGAAAGTAATGGTAGAAAAAGGTTTACTGAAAGAGGCTAATCAGCAAATGCTTTTGGTAAGCGATAATATTGATGATTTATTAGAGCAAATGAAAAATTACGTGGCACCAACCACCGGAAAATGGATTGATAAAGATAAAGTTTAA
- a CDS encoding SRPBCC family protein, translating into MKAENNHFAKAEMLIRKPVSEVFQAFTDPEITSKFWFTKGSGKLEQDTTTEWTWEMYGFSLTVTTHVLQENHKIVIEWGNPDESTLVEWIFSPLNENETFVSIINSGLKGDSDKIIDQVRNSTEGFALVLAGAKAYLEHNIQLNLVLDRFPKGLA; encoded by the coding sequence ATGAAAGCAGAAAACAACCACTTCGCAAAAGCCGAAATGCTGATTAGAAAACCTGTTTCAGAAGTTTTTCAGGCTTTTACAGATCCGGAAATTACAAGTAAATTTTGGTTTACAAAAGGTTCCGGAAAACTAGAACAAGACACTACAACCGAATGGACCTGGGAAATGTATGGTTTTTCATTGACCGTGACAACTCATGTTTTGCAGGAAAATCATAAAATTGTGATCGAATGGGGAAATCCCGACGAATCGACTTTAGTAGAATGGATTTTTAGTCCATTAAACGAAAATGAAACTTTTGTAAGCATCATCAATTCAGGTTTAAAAGGAGATTCGGATAAAATAATCGATCAGGTTCGCAATTCTACTGAAGGTTTTGCACTGGTTTTGGCTGGAGCCAAAGCATATTTGGAGCATAATATTCAGTTGAATTTGGTTTTGGATCGATTTCCTAAAGGATTGGCATAA
- a CDS encoding iron chaperone: MDTKKPANIDEYIGAFPNDVQEILEKVRATIQKAAPDAKEKISYSMPAFEQNGIVVYFAAFKNHIGLYALPSGHEAFREELSKYKSGKGSVQFPLDQPMPYDLINKIVKFRVKENLEKAKKK, encoded by the coding sequence ATGGACACAAAGAAACCAGCAAATATCGATGAATATATTGGCGCGTTCCCAAATGACGTTCAGGAAATTCTGGAGAAAGTCAGGGCAACGATTCAGAAGGCGGCGCCGGATGCCAAAGAGAAAATCAGTTATTCGATGCCAGCTTTTGAACAAAACGGAATCGTGGTTTATTTTGCTGCTTTTAAAAATCATATTGGTTTGTATGCTTTACCAAGCGGTCATGAAGCTTTTAGAGAAGAACTTTCGAAATATAAATCCGGAAAAGGTTCTGTACAATTTCCTCTCGATCAACCAATGCCGTATGATCTGATTAACAAAATTGTAAAATTTAGAGTAAAAGAAAACCTTGAAAAAGCAAAAAAGAAATAA
- a CDS encoding mutarotase — protein MDSTQHYDQLYKKSSEAILAGNYKLDSQLNNESDSRFGITFLIRPSEIIKANIQLFLDELKAVEPHQYYYPDADIHITVMSIISCYDGFTLDKINVHEYIDLIQQSLVHLDAIKIGFRGVTASPSAIMIQGFPTDESLNNFRDKLRENFKKSSLEQSIDSRYAISTAHSTVMRFQDKLENPEQLIQVVEKYRDYDFGKFEAKNLELVYNDWYQREKNTIRLANFII, from the coding sequence ATGGATTCAACCCAACATTACGATCAACTTTACAAAAAATCTTCCGAAGCTATTTTGGCAGGTAATTACAAATTAGATTCACAACTTAATAATGAATCTGATTCGCGGTTTGGAATCACGTTTCTCATTCGCCCGAGCGAAATCATTAAAGCAAATATTCAGTTGTTTTTAGATGAATTAAAGGCTGTTGAACCTCATCAATATTATTATCCTGATGCTGATATTCATATTACTGTGATGTCTATTATTTCCTGTTACGACGGTTTTACTTTAGATAAAATAAATGTTCACGAATATATCGACCTCATTCAGCAAAGTCTTGTGCATTTAGATGCAATAAAAATCGGGTTTCGCGGTGTAACAGCTTCTCCGTCTGCTATAATGATTCAGGGGTTTCCAACGGATGAATCTTTGAATAATTTCAGGGATAAACTTCGGGAGAACTTTAAAAAATCTTCTTTAGAACAAAGTATCGATAGTCGTTACGCCATTTCAACAGCGCATTCGACTGTAATGCGATTTCAGGACAAACTCGAAAATCCGGAACAATTAATACAAGTTGTAGAAAAATATCGTGATTATGATTTTGGAAAATTCGAAGCCAAAAATCTGGAACTGGTTTATAACGATTGGTATCAGCGAGAAAAAAACACCATTCGCTTAGCCAATTTTATTATTTGA
- a CDS encoding VOC family protein produces the protein MNHKALSIRPFIGAKDFEVSRSFYRDLGFEEVVLDLKFSVFKTGDLAFYLQDYYDKNWIENTMIFLEVEDVDDYYNQLLALNLTEKYGVKLTPTVHLDWGSECFLHDPSGILWHFGKFNK, from the coding sequence ATGAACCACAAAGCCCTGTCTATCCGACCATTTATTGGAGCCAAAGATTTTGAAGTTTCCAGAAGTTTTTATCGTGATTTAGGTTTTGAAGAAGTAGTTTTAGATCTAAAGTTTTCTGTTTTTAAAACCGGAGATTTAGCCTTTTATCTTCAGGATTATTATGATAAAAACTGGATCGAAAACACCATGATTTTCCTTGAAGTCGAAGATGTCGATGATTATTACAATCAGTTATTGGCCTTAAACTTAACCGAAAAATATGGAGTAAAACTAACGCCAACAGTTCATCTGGATTGGGGAAGCGAATGTTTTTTACACGATCCGTCAGGTATTTTATGGCATTTTGGGAAGTTTAACAAATAA
- a CDS encoding SMI1/KNR4 family protein: protein MQYLQEIFEKYEFPKRNVKSYVEVTDVESYSNLRLPIDYVFYLENYFGIDQFIGVEFIKLWSLEEIIEANKSYNIVEELYRTIGIGTNGSGEFIGIEIDPYDNVKVILSPFTDLNSKYNTEIGTSFADFLIRLDNKIEWFS, encoded by the coding sequence ATGCAATATTTACAAGAAATATTTGAAAAATATGAGTTTCCAAAAAGAAATGTAAAATCTTATGTGGAAGTTACTGATGTTGAATCATATTCTAATTTAAGACTTCCGATAGATTATGTTTTTTATCTTGAGAATTATTTTGGAATCGATCAGTTTATTGGTGTTGAGTTTATAAAACTTTGGAGTCTGGAAGAAATAATTGAAGCGAATAAAAGTTATAATATTGTTGAAGAATTATACAGGACTATAGGAATTGGTACAAATGGAAGTGGAGAATTTATAGGAATTGAAATTGATCCATATGATAATGTAAAAGTAATTCTTTCGCCTTTTACCGATTTAAATAGCAAATATAATACTGAAATTGGTACATCATTTGCTGATTTTCTTATTCGTTTGGACAATAAAATTGAATGGTTTTCTTAA